AAATAAAATCCAGAAAGTTGgaattctttgtttttttttatgagaaaGATGGAACTCTATTTAAATGATGACATGGCCCATCATTATATAGACAAACAATGTCCATGTCTTTCAATATTAGAAAATGATTATATATCAAACATGGTTTGAGGAATGTACGAGCCCATCTTTCAATAAGTTAAACAAAATTGGTATtccaaattaaatcaaaataaataccATCTTAGTTTATTATGGACTCCTTGAGTGACGAAATTGTGATCTTATCTATAGGAATTCATTACATCATGTGTCCCCAGTGATGGTCGGCCTTTTTACATCTTTTCTTGTCTAATTGTGGGTTTTCCTTTGCAAGAGAGAAAAGGGACTACCAAAGAAGATGGCATAAATATTGATAGCTGGATTGAAATAtgatggagaaaaataggaTTATCAAGAAGATGAGATAAGATATCAAGTCAACACCATGAGGCTGGAGGTCATAATTTACCCCAACGGTCGATCAAGGGGAGTGATGGGGTtgcatattattatttcaatctttggtctttttattttttgatttgtttcaaagatattcatgaaaataataaaaataagagaatAGAGGTCCAAAATGGTAAATAGTTTGGGGGGAGGGGTCTATATTGGTAAATAGCTTTGGAAAGGGGTCTGTTTTGATCATTAACTCATTAGAAGATACTAGATAGTGGAGTCAGGAGAGATGGGAGCTAGTGAACAAACTCATCATGACGATAGTACGGTGTGAATTACAATGGGGAAAACAAAGAATCGAATGGGGGAAAGGTTTGAATTATTGCAATCGGGCATCAATCATGACGTAAAACTTATGGGGACTCCTCCTAACGGGCAAGTGACTGTGATTTCCATGTTTTTCCAAGTTATTTTGCTTGACGAACCAAAACGAAGTAGCTCAAATATTATTCGAGATAGATATAGAAATGATGATAAAATTGAAGTCGCAGCCTAATTCTTATTTGTTCTATCTAGCAAAAGTAGGATTCGATAATATTCCTACTACTATTGCCTTTCATATGCCACGGACAAAGGCGTTATTTGCCGGTATACCAACCCTTTTTAAGTATAAACTCAGGTTTGCTTTGTATATTTCGGATATGGGATTATAACTTTCTTAATATATACTAGTCCTCATGCATAGTGTGGATATCGATGTTTGTAATTCTCTATATCACCCGCTCTCATGTGTAACTCGCTATTTGCCTTGAAAGTATATGGGGGGCATTACACATCGCGTGGAGAGGAGAAGCCAGCAACTCGTATACACATTCACTGACCAGTACATCTATGATTGCTTGTGGCTAAAATCTTAAAGAAGCAGAGGACCAAGGAATGAAGCAATTCAAATGTGTCTAAGATCTTATTACTGGATGGAATCCTCTGCAGTTGGTGCAGTTGTCTCTATAATGTATGATAAATTATTCAAGTTTGAATCCACCATATTCATCTCTCATATTATACAATACATCGTACCTCGCGTGAAAAGatcaaatttataatgttGACAATAAGATTACTGAAGATTAAATGGGGGAGAAATGCAGCATGTATATCACTCGCGTTGACGAAGTGGGGATCCGTTGAGGAAGGATCGGAACAATGTGAGGGCCTGAGATGGAGATGTGAAGGGGACTTCGTGGGCCCCACCCCTTACCGTTGCAAATGTCAGAAGTGTCTTCTTTTGCCCTAGAAATGACCCGAAGGATTGTGACCAACCTCCGATCTgcaaaatacaataaattatacaaaaatcAACTATGGATtggaaaaaaaggggaagtacaaaaatatattgtaATTTGATCTTAGAATAAATTGGACCATGTAATTTTTTGAGGGGCAATTAATACCTTGTAATTTACGTGAGACATAATGAATCtcaccattaatttttttatcactgTTGGttctcaaacttttctttttgctatTAATACCCTcaaattttcaactttttgcAATTTAATCCTAAAATtcgaggggaaaaaaaggaagggactTGGATCACCGGTCAACGAGCCCGACCCCACCACCGAGGTCGTTGACACTCACAGAGGACGTCAGAAACCTCGAGGGTCGGGTCAAGATCTTACATTTGGTGGCTCCGACCCCCGAACTGACCTGGATCTCAAACTCGAAATCCCCGTCGATTCCGGTGTGGGGGCCGTGCGACCCCAACCCCACCTCCATGGTCGTCGGCATTCTTTGTGGGTGCATGCGACCTTTGTGGTGAGGTTGGGGTCACCAACCGGCAACCCCATCcccttccctttctttttctttttttttcccgaattttaggaccaaattaaagaaagttgaaagtttgaggatAATAATGgcaaaagaaaagtttgaggaccaaaagcgatgaaaaattaatggtAAGGTCTATTATGTCTCACGAAGTAAATCTCATGGCGTTAGTTATCCATCGAAAAATCACATGGTTCAATTTGTCCCAAACTCAAACCACAATGaagatttttgtacttttctggaaaaaaaatgaaaaaaaagaccGATTAGTATTAGATAGATGAAGCAACAAAAAAAGGGGTTAATATCATCATATAGGACGatagtttgaaaatttttactaCATAGCACATATCATATTAATTTCACCATTCAGCAcgttattttaaaatttttcatgacaagcaataatttcaccaaatagcacaaaattgtgaaaatttttGACCATATAGAACaaaattgtgaaattttttcacCATATAGTAcaaaaaattgacgaaaaatCAATGTCGTGCTAAGTggtgaaaaaatttcattgtGCTACGTGATGAAGTTATTGcttatcataaaaaaaattcaaaatatcatgCTAAATAGTGAAATTAGTACGATACGTgctataaattttcaaaatatcgtgtCATATGGtgatattaataataaaaaaaagctaTATATTGATGCTTCCTAATAATTTTGGTGAAAATATGGGTAGACAATGATGGTCCACCTGTGCTTTTTCTACTATGaacaatatttttatatgatattttttgCCGGATTTGTTCTTATGAGttgaaaattatgatttgAGTTAAATTTGCCAGTTATGAACGTAATTATTTCACTTAAATTAATAAGTCATTATGAAAAATCCGTATACTTATACTAAATCTCAAGTATCAATCAATCATATGTAATTTTAGTTTCAAAAGTTTTAAATCagtatttttaattatttcagtACTTTTTCATTAACAGTACGTGCACACTCGAACCAAACTCTAGCTGTTATTTACTCATTTAGGACCTATCAGAGTAGTAGATCTTATTAGAGAAATTACCTGCTTCTTGTTGTACCAGGGACCATAATCAGTGAATGGAAGCAGCCCCAAATGGCTTGCCACTTTATTGGCTATGATTCTTGTCTGAGTGAGTGGGATTTTTGTATCTTGGTCCCCACtaatttcacaaaaaatataaaacattaaataatatgagtgtgcatatatatatataatcaatggaattaattaattactgaaaaatataaagatattAATTAGGTTTGGACCTGTAAAACCAGATGGGGATGTCTGCCATGATGAGATCTTCGATTAGGGGGATGAGGTTAGTGTCTACATTTTCATATTGATACTGAAGAGGCCtgcaaaaattttaaaaatcaatatatatacatatatttaattcTTTGTTAACTTCCTCCTTATTAAAAACTCATTGAAAACACATTATTATCAAAATCAAGTCGATGCCTGAATGGCAATTAGTCTAGTCAATAGATTGAAAACATCACATAGTCtcattaggaaaaaaaaatgacagtcATATTTTCTGAACCAAAGTTGGGttaatttatgtaaaattagtactttgcccccctgaactttaaattttttaaattttgtccaaaaaatataaatttgccCCCTGGATAAAAATCTTGACTCCGTCCCTGACTAGAAGTAACTCCGGGTGATGTTACCTATTCTTCACTTTTGATCTCCCTAGTTTCATTTCATGAATGTAACTAAATTCACCAATTTACTCTTTCCCTCCCGAAGGTTTGCACCATGATCAAGCAACACGTAGACTTTCAATAAAACAGACTGTGTTAACTTGTTTCGATCGGGTATGGCATAGCAGGTGGTTCTTCGAATGTCTAGAGAGAATAGGggcaaaattcaaaatttcgtATTCGCAGggagaaaaattaagaattttatttgaaggatatacatatatattagcatCATACCCTCCGCAGAATTTCCAACGGGAAGGGACGTTAGTGGTGTTGGCATAGAGGGCCCTTTGGACTTCAGGCCTATTCAGGTATGTAAATATCCTGTCGTTGAGGCATGGATCCCCCACTTTCGACCTTGTCCTTCCCCTAATGCCCtgtatatgattttttttttaaaaaaaattccaaacaATTAGTACAAATCTTATATTTCCAGCcaaaaaaagagtacaaatcttattaattaattaattatatgtatatatattatgtcgtATGAAAATACCCGGGTTTGTATACGACGATAAACGGCTATATATGAGTCCATTTATAAGCTTAGCTTGACGGCTAGGAACATCCATGATGCTATTTTTGTGTAGTAGTTATGTTTTGTGACCTTTTACCTGAATATCGAGTTGATTGACCGAGGTCTTGGACACACATATCGGCAGGAGGAGATCATCGGTCTGGGTATCATCTCCCATTTCGCTGGAGGATTTGCCTTCGACGTATATGCACTGATCAGTCTGATGATTGTAGATGGCTTCTCGTACGGATCGCGACGCGTTGCACTCCTTCTTCAGTAACTGGCGGGTTCTGTCCGTTATCACGCCGTGTGCCCACAGGAAATCCTCGGACCGTACGCTGATGTCAAGGTCTAAAAGAGGATTTCCAAGCTTCAAGGAAGATGTCAAGTTGAATTTTTAGTGATAGATACTATGTTGGGTGATTTTAAGGAAACAAGAACAATCTTAGTCCTCACTCACAGCAATAGCTTTGAGATTGATTATTTGTTTGGTATCGGGCCTATCGTTGTAGTCAAGTAATAAGGCCGCAAGCTGCGGAATATAATGACctgaaataataattgaaacgccaaaaaaaaaagagagagtcaATTTGGTAACATAAACCTTAATCGCCTCGAGTTTTATAGGAGTGAAGTATGAGGTCTCATAATTGTTGTTTTCAAAACCTCAAGGGAATTGGCTTGGTAACAATTTACCTATCTTGTGAGTTTACAGGTCATTCACGTGGACCGATAAGATTATTCTGCCGAAACTTGATCACACCTCATATAAAAATAGAAGTGTTTCGTCCGAAGTTTTATAAGCCAACAGTGGTATTTGGTTAAAAACTTTTTAGACCATGATTTGAGTTAAATTAAGCGGCTGCAActtgcaaatgtgattttctttAACATATTATTAATCGGTGATTAGGATAATTGTTTCTGTTGATTAAGTATTTTCAGCATTAGTcgataactatatatatatatatatatatttgaaattttacttttagCACTTTCCCGTTAGCTGCATCACTCCCTAACAAGCCTCATGCGAAGGAATCGAATTAAAGCTGAATTAAAATTGTATTAATTGAGTTTCTGATTATTTCAAATTCAGGAGTAGTGAAAAATTATAGCCGAGAGAGCTTAGACTTGGAGATAAACCTGCGTAGCTTTCACCAGTCAGGAACAAGTCCGAATTCCTGTGTTGTGGGAATTCTTCATACCAATTTAGGAGGAACTGCAAGTTCTCTTGAGCTGCcacaatttttgaaaatcgaaaaaaattaacttacAAATTCAGAAATCCTCATGGTTGAACACATAGACAATCCTTACCGGTTTGTGTATCGTTCCAGTTTTCATAGTCTGACCTTGTGTTTGAGTATGAGAATCCTACCCCGATCGGAGACTCCACGTACAACATGTTTGATTCTGTCATAATTGGCAAGATCGACATTTGAGATAACCGTTTGGATGCAAGATCCATCAACTTCAACCAAATTCACATCATTTTAAATGAGTTGTAATTAACATGTAACGTACCCAAGTTCCACGAATAATCATTCTTGATAAGCGATCCATTTTGTCCGGGTTTAAATGGCCCGTGCTCCATGAAAGCCCCGAAACCAACCGAGGAACAACCCGGTCCTGCAACACATTAAAAACATGCATGAACCTTCAGCATTCGGAAGGCGTATGTGCTTTCATATCAAATAACAAAACGAAATTAAGTGAAATAAATGTAAGTGAACGCGATTAACCTCCATTCAGCCACAAGGTCAAGGGCCGCGAGGATGGGTCGGGCGACTGGGCCTCGACAAAGTAGTAGAAAAGAGCTCGGCCATGCTCGGCGTTTGTTATAATGTAACCGGAATACTGCTTAAAGCCTACATTAATCTCGGGTTGTCCCGGGAGAGATGTTATTAGCTCGGCTGAGGATTTGGAGCGGAGGAAAATGGAGACGATGGACAAGAGCAAAAGAAACGCCATGTCTACAAGATTTTGATTGACTGAGAGATTAGATCGTCTCAGTTTTATAGATGGCACAAATCGATTTGTATGGACTGCAGATGGGAATTAAGATCTCATTTGGTAGATAATTAATTGTTTCTCTTATTGTACGGACCGCAGATAGGAATAAAGATCTCATTTGGtagataattaataattgtttcTCTTAATTGTACGGTGAGATCAAGGAATTACAACTTGTTGCTCCTATAACGTTGTTTATGAGATCCATCCAATGTGCCGGCTTTCATCTCTTGTTTGTATCACATGATAGATTATTAAGTGACCCTACCTCACCAGTCACCGCATGACACGATAAAGaaccaattaaattacaataaattaaataataagtgataatcactcgattaattgTGGTAAGTCTTTTTAATTGAAACAATCTTATTGGTTCTTCTTCACCACATCATTATGAGGTAGgatcattcaaaattttctcgtATCACAGATTCACGAGAGATTATTAGGTGATTCTACCTCACCACATGGCATGAGGaagaatcaattaaattacaataaactaaataataagtgtTAATCACTTGATTAATTATGGTAAGTCTtcttaattgaaataattttattgattcttcCTCACCACatcattcaaaattttctctagATTCACGGACTCGAGCAATACGACTTTTTGTTAATCAAAGTGCATTCGATCATAGAAGAAACCTAATTGGATACA
Above is a window of Punica granatum isolate Tunisia-2019 chromosome 7, ASM765513v2, whole genome shotgun sequence DNA encoding:
- the LOC116214985 gene encoding serine carboxypeptidase-like 46, whose translation is MAFLLLLSIVSIFLRSKSSAELITSLPGQPEINVGFKQYSGYIITNAEHGRALFYYFVEAQSPDPSSRPLTLWLNGGPGCSSVGFGAFMEHGPFKPGQNGSLIKNDYSWNLESNMLYVESPIGVGFSYSNTRSDYENWNDTQTAQENLQFLLNWYEEFPQHRNSDLFLTGESYAGHYIPQLAALLLDYNDRPDTKQIINLKAIALGNPLLDLDISVRSEDFLWAHGVITDRTRQLLKKECNASRSVREAIYNHQTDQCIYVEGKSSSEMGDDTQTDDLLLPICVSKTSVNQLDIQGIRGRTRSKVGDPCLNDRIFTYLNRPEVQRALYANTTNVPSRWKFCGGPLQYQYENVDTNLIPLIEDLIMADIPIWFYSGDQDTKIPLTQTRIIANKVASHLGLLPFTDYGPWYNKKQIGGWSQSFGSFLGQKKTLLTFATVRGGAHEVPFTSPSQALTLFRSFLNGSPLRQRE